In the genome of Rhinopithecus roxellana isolate Shanxi Qingling chromosome 14, ASM756505v1, whole genome shotgun sequence, the window GCTGTCTGTATTGGTCTATAAAGGTATCTATAATTTTTTGGCAagtgaaaaatgcaaagaaaagaagaatatgtCCAGCCCaatactagattttattttaacaaaacagGTGTGagaatttacattaaatatagTGTGTACGTaaagtactttttttaaaaagtgaaaagaatggGCACAAAACTAAGAGCATTTCCTCTAGGGGGTCATATAGAATTAACAAAAAAGGGAAGTTCCATTTCTTACTGCGGTTGTTGGTACTTTTCTAAACATGGTACTCAAAAATGTAGGCTGCATATgatatacaattttataaattataaatacatatcttCAAGAAGGGcagttttataaaatttgataACTGACAAGTACAAGCACTGGCACAAAATAATTTGTTAAGCTGGAAAGAAATctgaaatgaaacaaatgaaaatgtcaaatcaCACTTCAGTAAAGAAtccttttttaatttctaaagttGAAATATTCTTAACGTGCTAAAGGAGAGATGACTTACCATAGGCAATGGCTTTCTCTGATGGCAGTTGATACCACCAATGAAGACCATGTTGGGCATCACGGGTTTGGGATAGTCCAAAACAAAGTCCGTTCGCAACAGCCAAATTGATATTTGTCTGTGAAGATCATACATCGTGACAGGTGTTTGAAGAACTTCAGAGGCTATTTCTACGGCACTTTTGAAAAAACGGTGGCATAATAAATGTTCCTCCAAGTGCATGATGTGGTTCCGTACTCTCTCCTTGAAAGTCATGGCATCTGAGAACCTTAAGAGAATTCTGGGGACATAGGAAGGAGGAGCAGGGCACTGCGCACCTTCTTCAAGATAGTGGCAAAATATTCCCCTGGCGAAGACcacagaggggagggagagatatTTGGCAACAATTAAGCCACAGGTATCAAAAGGATCCAGAAACACCGCATCAAAAGAACTCTCCTTTAAGTATTCTACTAACTTTTTGTCCTTAAACAAACTCCtgcaatttgaaaaaaataagtcaaaaatgTCATTGTATGAACTTGTTATTAGAGAAAATATACTTTGCACTTGTGCTTTCCATTGAGCCTGGACaaaagccttgaactcctggttcaGAACCTCCAGAGTGTATGAAGTTGAATAAGTCTTCACTGTGCAATTCAGTGATCTTCCCAGTTGCCAACTCACCTCTGGTATGACTACGACCACCTCATGCCCTCTGAGAATGAGTTTCTCCACCACCGACCTCATAGTGAACCAGTGGCTTCCATCTATGGGCACTACCAGCAGCTTCCCTGCCTCAGCAAAGCCACAGGTCAGCAGCAGGCACACACATAGGGGAAGGGGACTGGTCCACCCTGTGCGAGCCATCAGAGAACTGCAGCCGAACGCAAGCAGCTGGGATTCTAAGCTCCTATGATACAGTAGACAGGAGAAGTACAAACACAAAACCTGACCCCAATAAAGGGCATGTATTTAtcctttcataaaaaaaaaaaaaatcagtcactgACAATGATTTACTCAAAAGAACAAGAACACATGAGTAGCCTTTGCTGAGATACCTATTTGTATGTTTTCCAGACAAGAGTAGCTTATGTTCTTTGCCTTGGGGGCAGAACATGCCCTGTGCTGCAATGTAAGTTTAGAAGCAGAATTATTAACCAATGATTTTGGACCTTGAAGGTTCAGAAAgataaagtaaaagtaaatttgATTAAAGCTAAAGTTTTAGGAATATGTCCCAAAGCAAAATTTCGATTTTACCTTTAGGCAACCAAAAACTCTGTCCAGAAAAGATGGCAATTCATGCTCCAAGTATTGATCTTAGCATTGATCTCCTAACCTCCTAACTTGGGGTTGGCCTGTGTCTCTGCAATGTATACACATTGCTGCTTGTCTTCTTCCATTTCCAAACCCTGAGAAGTCTCtaaaatgctgaaataagactGACAACCCTGCCTCCATGGACCATACCAGGGACTTGATGGAAAGTAACCATCACCTATTTTAATGGCTTTCCAAAGATACACTGCATGCAGTGGGGTGTTGCCTGCCCAGTCCTTGCGCGAGCACTCTGCTGAGCTGCCTCTCAGTGACTGCCCAACTTCCGCATTCTAAACATGCCATTACTCCAGTGCCCTCCTTCAGGAAAATATATACTTGTCTACCTCAGTCTGCTAAGCACTCCTTGAGGTCAGAGGTGATGTCATCTTTGTGTTTTCACCCTCCTTTCACAGTACCCACTCTATGCCTTTGACATAGTTTATATGTTTGTATGTTTGGGTTTACAAATAGGACTGCCCCCATCCATAAACTTGCTAGCCCCCAAGCCTTGAAAGGAAAAGATTAATACCCACTGCCAGTTTTTTTGTTGTACAATAAGGCCTCGGCAAGAACACTTTTTCTGGATTGGTTCTATCATtgctttgtccctgaagtcaggaaATATCTTGCCAGTGAGAGATTGTCTTTCAAAGTTCTTTTGTTTTGGACAATGCCCCTAGCCACCCAGAACCCACGAGTTCAACACTGAAGGTGTCAAAGTGGTCTACTTGCTTCCAAACACAACATCTCTAATTCAGCAACAAAAGGTGGGGGACATGGTCTTTCAAGATATGAATCTGGGAGAAATTCAAGAACAAATAGACACCACACCAGAGGAATCAACAGAAGATGACTTGACGGAGATGAGTGCTTTTGAATGAGTACCAGATACTAAAGAAGAAGCCATGCCAGAAAACAAATTCCTATTAAACAGTCTGATAAAGGCTTCCAATTATTAAGATTACTTTTGACTTATTTTATAACACAAACCCTTCCATGAATgggcactgaaactaaagcaaatgggGAAGAAGGATTAGTACtgcataaaaacattttcaaagaattgtaaaggcaaaaaagtcaaataataattatgatgTAATTCGGTAAAGTTACACCAAGTGTACCCGACTCTCCTCCTTCCATCTCCTCCACTTCTTCCCCCTCTGCCACCCCTGAAACAGCAAAACCAacactcctcttcctccttctcagcctactcaatggAGGACTATCAACAGGAAGACCTGTATCAAGATCCACTCCCACTTAATgaatacttaattttttcttccttaagattttcttagtaacattttcttttctctagctgactttattataataatacagtatataacacatataacgTACCAAATATGTGTCAAGCGACTGTTTCTGTTATTGGTAACACTTCTAGTGTACAGCAGGTGATTAATAGTTAAATTTTTAGGGAGTCAAAAATTCTgtgtgccaggcgcggtggctcacacctgtagtcccagcactttgggaggccaaggtgggtgtatcactggaggccaggagttggagatcagcctggccaacatggtgaaaccctatctctactaaaaatgcaaaaaattagctgcatgtggtggcgcatgcctttaatcccagctactctggaggctgaggcaggagaatcacttgaacccaggaggtggaggttgcattgaactgagatcacaccactgtactctaaccttggcaaaacagtgcaactctgtctcaaaaataaaaaacaaaaagaaactcggccgggcgcggtggctcaagcctgtaatcccagcactttgggaggccgagacgggcggatcacgaggtcaggagatcgagaccatcctggctaacacggtgaaaccccgtctctactaaaaaatacaaaaaactagccgggcgaggtggcgggcgcctgtagtcccagctactcgggaggctgaggcaggagaatggcgtaaacccgggaggcggagcttgcagtgagctgagatccggccactgcactccagcctgggcgacagagcgagactccgtctcaaaaaaaaaaaaaaaaaaaaaaaagaaactcaaaaaccCCTTCTATGCTAATTTTCTACTGCTTGGGGGTTGGTACCTCAATCCTCACATTCTTCAAGGGTCAAATGTACTAGCAATGAACAGTTGAAAATTGGAATGAAAACAGCACctaaatagcatcaaaaataaaaaatactaggcgataaatctgacaaaagatgtGAAAGAGTGTACactgaaaatgataaaacattggTGAGAGACCTGAATAAATAGATATGTTCATGAATCAGAAAactcaaaattgttaaaatgtcatttttctttagttGATCTATAAATTTAATACAACTCCAATCTAAATTCCAGCAGGCTATCTTTTTGTACAAACTGGCAAACTGATTccgaaattcatatggaaatgtaaaagacctacaataacaaaaataacttttaaaaaatagaaaaaaaatggagagcaATTATTACCTAAGGTCAAGACTTATTACAAGTGTATAGTACTCAAATATTTCACTAACAGAtcattggaacagaatagaatacCCAGAAATAGAAGTATGAGCAACTAAGTTTTTTCAAAGGTGCAAAGGCAAGTCTGTGAGGAAAAGATGACTCTTCAACAGTTGGGTATCCATTAGCAAGAAAGTGGGAAACGACATTACCCTGTGGTCTTCCTCCTAAAAACCTATAACGCGTGTTAACCATGATCAAAACATTAGACAAATTCAAACTGAGGAACGTTCTATTGAATACCTCCACTGGAATTGCTCAAAACTGACAAAGTAATCAAAGCCAAGGAAACTCTGAACTGTCACAGGCTAGAGGAGATGAAACAAATGTGATGAATAAATGTcatgtggtatcctggatgggatcccaGAAAAGAacaaggacattaggtaaaaattaATGACATCTGAAGAAAACATAGACTTTGGTTCATCATAATGTGTCAGTGTTGGTAAATGAGTTGTGATAAATGTgcataggtgctggagaggatgttggtgggattgtaaactagttcaacaattgtggaagacagtgtggtgattcctcaaggatctagaactacaaataccatttgacccagtgatcccattactgggtatatacccaaaggattataaatcatggtgctataaagacacatgcacacatatgtttattgtggcactattcacaatagcaaagacttggaaccaacccaaatgtccatcaatgatagactgggttaagaaaatgtggcacatatacaccatggaatactatgcagccataaaaaaggatgagttcatgtcctttgtagtaacatggatgaagctggaaaccatcattctcagcaagctatcacaaggacagaaaaccaaacatcgcatgttctcactcgtcaGGGGGAAATGAACagtaagaacacttggacacaggaaggggaacatcacacaccagggcctgtcatgagTTGGCGGGATggcggagggatagcattatgagaaatacctaatgtaaatgatgagttaatgggtgcagcaaaccaacacagcacatgtatacatatgtaacaaacctgcacattgtgcacatgtaccctagaacttaaagtataatttttaaaaatgtgcatagtAACCTAACATTTAGCGATAGGGGAAACTGACAAAAGATATATGAGAATTCTCagtgcaattattttaaaatttaaaaatcttaaagtaaatttttagctttaaatctaaatttattgtaaaataaaaagtttactttaaaaaagacATCTACAGACTGGTAAAGgataaatattcagaatataaataacctttaaaattcaattttaaaaaatgttttttaatgagCAAAGATTTGAACAAAGAGTAATCCAAGAAGGTACACATATGGCAAACAGGCACATGTAAAGACGTTAAAGATAACTAATGATTAGGGTGATCAAACTGAGGTTTAATCCACATCCCATTAAAATAGCTGCAAAGAAAAAGACTGACCATATCAAATGATATAGCTGAGTTATCTGTCCCTACAAAATCAagtgttgaaatttgatccctaatGTTGGAAGTGAGgcttagtgggaggtgtttggatggATCCCTGATGAATGACCTAGTGCCCCCTCCCAGTAATGAGTGAACTTTCCATCTACTAGTTTCAGCAagaactgattgttaaaaagagcctggcacctgcctccttcttctcttgcttctctctcGCCATATGATCAGCACCCTCCaccctcaccttctgccatgagtagaaGTCGCCTGAGTCTCTTACCTGATGCGGaagctggtgccatgcttcttgtgcCGCCTGAATGAACCACAAGCcaaataaacatgttttctttataaattaaccaacctcagatattcctttatcgCAGTGCAAACGGACTAAGACATCAAGTGTTGGTGAGTATGAAGAGCTGGACCTCTCACATGCCGGTGGTGGGAGGGCACCTTGGTCTGGCCGCTCGTAAATATTGTTTAGCAAATTCTCAAAAAGGTAAACATACACCTACCATAGATCACAGCTATTCCACTGTTGAGTAGTTATCcataagaataaaatacttcctgtattatgtgtatttttaaattttctgtatattataTTTTTGCATCTTAAAAATCCCTATCTGGTAGGGATGCAGTGTACCTCCCTGGGCCAGCCAATTATTAGAGACAGCAAAAAGCCTGCCCTTAGAGCTCAGAgcccactgaaattattcaaactgacCAGTGCTAAACTGTTtcccctgccctgccttgcctttcTTGCAGAAACTTCAGTAGAGCTATGGTCTAGCCTCTACCCTCACTCCTATTCTTTCTGCCTCACTATATTTCAAGTAAAACAGTGTACAGGGTATTACTTTGCCACAGACACTACTACCAGTCTACAGCAGTCAGGGTTCAATGAGAGAAGTAAAGCTACTGGGGATCCAAATGATGAAGAATTCATCAGAGGCTATGAATATGGAAATACAGTAATGTAAAGAAAGTATTAAAGAGTGTTTGCACACTAATGTGCACGAAGACAAATTTGGAAAAtgcctaaatatatatatatcaatattaatTGGTTGAAAAAACCACATTAAATCCAAAGTAAAGACTTTTATGCAATTACTAAAAGAACTTGTCAAATCAGTTGGTATTGGCCTCTAACAAGGTCTATAATTTATtggcaaatgaaaaatgcaaagtaGAAACAATATGTCCAGCCTGCTACTACATTTTAACAAAACGAGTGTAAGAATATACATTAGATATATGCACatgcataaaataatttcaaaaaattaaaacgatGCACACAAAACTACTAAAGCATTTTCCTATAGAATTAGCAAAAAAGGGAAGTTTcatttctcactgtggtttttggTATTTTCCCAAAAAGAGTATCTTTAAATGAAACCCAGATATGATCTACAATTATAAAATTTGTTAACTGAGAGGTCTATGAAGTGACAAAAAATGATTcatgaaactggaaaaaaaattccaaatgcgacaaatgaaaatgtcaaatcaCAGTTCAGTAAGTGTTATAGTTTGAatttttgtccccacccaaatctcatgttgaaatatactacccagtgttggaggtagggcctggtaggaggtgtttggatcatggggatggatccctcatggcttttTGTTGTCCTTGCAATAGTCAGTGAGTATTCACAAGATATGGTGAATTGTGTGGACCTCCCCCACTGActctcttttgctcctgcttttgTCATGTGACATGCTCCTGCTTCattttctgccatgagtaaaCGCTCCCTGAGGCTTCCCTGGAATATGAACAGATGCCAGTGCCAcgcttgtacagcctgcaaaatcttgagccaactaaacctcttttatttataaattacccagtctcagacattCCTTTATGGCAACATAACGAAGAGTAGAAAATTGGTACCAACAGAAAATAGTATCAATAcaaaattggtactgagagtggGATGTTGCTATAGAGatactgaaaatgtggaagcaacattGGAACTTGGTAGCAGGCAGATGtttgaagagtttggagggctcagaagaagacaggaagatgaaggaaacCTTGGACCTTCTTAGAGACTGATTAAATGCttgtgaccaaaatactgatagaaaAATCAGCAGTGAGGGCCAGGcctctcatctcatctcatcacATGAGATGAGATCTCATGTGAAAATGAGGaagttattggaaactggagcaaagatcaCCCTTGCTATGCCTTAACAAAGAACTTGGCTGTATTGATTCCATGCTCTAggaatctgtggaactttaaacttgagagtgatgacctagggtatctggcagaagaaatttctaagcagcaaagtattccagatgtggcctggctgcttgtAACAACCTACACTTAGATGCAGGAACAAcgaaatgacttaaagttggaagtTATA includes:
- the LOC104666351 gene encoding UDP-glucuronosyltransferase 1-9 isoform X6; translation: MARTGWTSPLPLCVCLLLTCGFAEAGKLLVVPIDGSHWFTMRSVVEKLILRGHEVVVVIPEVSWQLGRSLNCTVKTYSTSYTLEVLNQEFKAFVQAQWKAQVQSIFSLITSSYNDIFDLFFSNCRSLFKDKKLVEYLKESSFDAVFLDPFDTCGLIVAKYLSLPSVVFARGIFCHYLEEGAQCPAPPSYVPRILLRFSDAMTFKERVRNHIMHLEEHLLCHRFFKSAVEIASEVLQTPVTMYDLHRQISIWLLRTDFVLDYPKPVMPNMVFIGGINCHQRKPLPMEFEAYINASGEHGIVVFSLGSMVAEIPEKKAMAIADALGKIPQTVLWRYTGTPPSNLANNTILVKWLPQNDLLGHPMTRAFITHAGSHGIYEGICNGVPMVMMPLFGDQMDNAKRMETKGAGVTLNVLEMTSEDLENALKTVINDKSYKENIMHLSSLHKDRPVEPLDLAVFWVEFVMRHKGAPHLRPAAHDLTWYQYHSLDVIGFLLAIVLTVAFIAFKCCAYGYRKCFGKKGRVKKAHKSKTH